In Anaerobacillus alkaliphilus, a genomic segment contains:
- a CDS encoding glutathionylspermidine synthase family protein, which produces MDKQRQRNSFYVQIPDFWDRLYGSEYALFDCYELTINEVEQIRKATQDAYFIYKKVNYLLRSVSDETLLDLGFPEKGLSFLRSTSIPYETVIGRFDFVLTQAGPKIIEFNSDTPTFIRELFDVNALVCEEFGLVNPNQETAEELGKAIRNSVFHCANSLGISDHPYVIFTAHEDDIEDRETLKYLMKVAKIKGATFVPLSKIQIVPEGENQGVYDPEGKKVDIVYRHTYPLEALLEDVSADNYPIGIEFMKLVEAGRVGMLNPVSAFLMQSKAVMALIWGMYEERHPFFEKEELQVIERYFLPTYLDEEPFYETGEMYVSKPAFGREGDTVEVKQDGKTIFSQKQKTYDQYVKVYQKYVDLPSTTIQTELGSQEAHLLVGSFVVNEKPSAIGIRAGAKITDNLSYFLPCGMRGENK; this is translated from the coding sequence GCTATGAATTAACAATTAATGAAGTTGAGCAAATTCGGAAAGCGACTCAGGATGCTTATTTTATCTATAAAAAAGTAAATTATTTGTTAAGAAGTGTATCTGATGAAACGTTATTGGACCTAGGTTTCCCGGAAAAAGGGTTGTCTTTTTTGAGATCAACTTCCATTCCTTATGAAACAGTGATTGGTCGATTTGATTTTGTGTTAACGCAAGCTGGGCCAAAAATTATTGAGTTTAATTCGGATACACCTACCTTTATTCGCGAGTTGTTTGACGTTAATGCTTTAGTTTGTGAGGAGTTTGGTTTAGTCAATCCAAATCAGGAGACTGCTGAGGAATTAGGAAAGGCCATTAGAAACAGTGTTTTTCACTGTGCCAATTCACTGGGAATTTCAGATCATCCTTATGTTATTTTTACTGCCCACGAAGACGATATTGAGGATAGAGAAACATTGAAATATTTAATGAAAGTAGCAAAAATCAAAGGTGCTACATTTGTCCCTTTAAGTAAAATTCAAATTGTTCCCGAAGGTGAAAATCAAGGAGTATATGACCCGGAAGGAAAAAAAGTTGATATCGTCTATCGTCATACATATCCATTAGAGGCTTTATTAGAGGATGTATCAGCCGATAACTATCCAATTGGTATTGAATTCATGAAGCTCGTGGAAGCCGGACGAGTAGGAATGTTAAACCCGGTGTCGGCTTTTTTAATGCAAAGCAAAGCGGTAATGGCATTAATCTGGGGGATGTATGAAGAACGACATCCATTCTTCGAAAAAGAAGAACTTCAAGTAATTGAGCGATATTTTCTCCCAACTTATTTAGATGAAGAGCCTTTTTATGAAACAGGAGAGATGTATGTTTCAAAACCAGCCTTTGGGCGTGAAGGAGACACAGTTGAAGTAAAGCAAGATGGTAAAACGATCTTCTCCCAGAAACAAAAAACGTATGATCAATACGTAAAAGTTTATCAAAAATATGTAGACTTACCTTCTACGACAATTCAAACTGAATTAGGAAGCCAAGAAGCCCACCTTTTAGTTGGGAGCTTTGTTGTCAATGAAAAACCTAGCGCAATTGGAATTCGTGCTGGTGCAAAGATCACTGATAATTTATCATATTTCTTACCTTGTGGTATGAGAGGAGAAAACAAATGA